Proteins encoded together in one Roseibacterium elongatum DSM 19469 window:
- the lepB gene encoding signal peptidase I, whose protein sequence is MAAAKAKQDGIWETIKTIIYALLIAGVFRTLFFQPFWIPSGSMKDTLLIGDFLFVNKMAYGYSRHSCPFSMCPFDGRLFGREPERGDVVVFRHPVNGEDFIKRVIGLPGDRVQVIDGRLHINGEAVEITPEAPFEEIYERQGPIGHLPRCSNAPVGEGATCEKERATETLPGGVSHSILNIQDGTRGDNTPEYVVPEGQYFVMGDNRDNSVDSRFPQSVGGVGFVPFENLLGRADRVIFSSAGQRMIYFWTWRADRFFHRID, encoded by the coding sequence ATGGCAGCGGCAAAAGCCAAGCAAGACGGTATCTGGGAAACGATCAAGACCATCATATACGCCCTGCTGATCGCAGGCGTCTTTCGGACCCTGTTCTTTCAGCCGTTCTGGATTCCGTCCGGGTCGATGAAAGACACGTTGCTGATCGGCGATTTCCTGTTCGTCAACAAGATGGCCTATGGCTACTCGCGCCATTCCTGCCCGTTCTCGATGTGTCCCTTCGACGGACGGCTCTTTGGGCGCGAACCCGAACGCGGCGATGTCGTCGTCTTTCGTCACCCGGTGAACGGCGAGGATTTCATCAAACGGGTGATCGGCCTTCCGGGGGACCGGGTGCAGGTGATCGACGGCCGCCTGCACATCAATGGCGAAGCGGTCGAGATCACACCCGAGGCTCCGTTCGAGGAAATCTATGAACGGCAGGGCCCGATCGGCCACTTGCCGCGCTGTTCCAACGCGCCGGTCGGAGAGGGCGCAACCTGCGAGAAAGAGCGGGCGACCGAAACCTTGCCGGGCGGTGTCAGCCACTCGATCCTTAACATTCAGGATGGGACGCGTGGCGACAACACGCCGGAATATGTCGTGCCCGAGGGCCAGTATTTCGTAATGGGTGACAACCGAGACAACTCTGTCGACTCTCGGTTTCCGCAATCTGTCGGGGGCGTCGGGTTCGTACCGTTCGAAAACCTTCTCGGCCGCGCGGACCGTGTCATTTTCTCTTCTGCCGGGCAGCGCATGATCTATTTCTGGACCTGGCGCGCGGATCGTTTCTTTCACCGGATCGACTGA
- the rnc gene encoding ribonuclease III, translating to MALAREVIAFCDRLGHRFSDEDLILRALTHSSLSSASRPDNQRLEFLGDRVLGLVMAQAVLQRDQTAKEGTLAPRFNALVRKEACAEVAREINLGAVLRLGKSEMTTGGRRKTALLGDAMEAVIAAVYLDAGFDVAQNLVLRLWGERLERVAEDARDPKTALQEWAQARGQTPPRYTEVARTGPDHAPVFTVEARMETGESARAEARVKRQAEQAAARALLERLTSG from the coding sequence ATGGCGCTGGCGCGCGAAGTGATCGCCTTTTGTGACCGGCTGGGGCATCGGTTTTCCGATGAGGATCTCATCCTGCGCGCCTTGACCCATTCCTCGCTATCCTCGGCCAGTCGTCCCGATAATCAGCGGCTCGAATTCCTTGGGGACCGGGTGCTGGGGCTGGTGATGGCACAGGCCGTGCTGCAGCGCGACCAGACCGCCAAGGAAGGCACGCTTGCCCCGCGCTTCAATGCACTGGTCCGCAAGGAAGCCTGCGCCGAGGTCGCGCGCGAGATCAATCTGGGTGCCGTTCTGCGCCTGGGCAAATCCGAAATGACGACGGGGGGGCGGCGCAAGACCGCCCTTTTGGGCGATGCGATGGAGGCCGTGATCGCGGCCGTCTACCTCGATGCCGGGTTCGACGTGGCGCAGAATCTTGTCCTGCGTCTTTGGGGCGAGCGTCTGGAACGCGTGGCCGAGGATGCGCGCGATCCCAAGACGGCGTTGCAGGAATGGGCACAGGCGCGGGGCCAAACCCCGCCGCGCTACACCGAGGTGGCGCGCACCGGCCCGGATCATGCGCCGGTCTTCACGGTCGAGGCCCGCATGGAAACAGGCGAAAGCGCCCGCGCCGAGGCCCGCGTGAAACGGCAGGCCGAACAGGCCGCCGCCCGCGCCCTGCTGGAGCGTTTGACCTCCGGCTGA
- the era gene encoding GTPase Era: protein MTTRAGFVALIGEPNAGKSTLLNRMVGAKVSIVTHKVQTTRARIRGVAIEDHSQIVFVDTPGLFRPRRRLDRAMVAAAWTGAADADVVVLLIEAHRGKTEGVQAILDSLTEKAGGRRIALAINKIDRVEAPVLLKLTEEMNAAYPFEETFLISAEKGYGVDDLRRWLAQAMPEGPWLYPEDQIADLPMRMIAAEMTREKLTLRLHQELPYQLTVETESWQERKDGSARIDQVVYVARDGHKGILLGKGGETIKAISKAAREELEEFLGRKVHLFLQVKVRPNWLDEAERYSEMGLDFRDGN, encoded by the coding sequence ATGACCACCCGCGCCGGATTCGTTGCCCTGATCGGAGAGCCCAACGCGGGCAAATCCACCCTTTTGAACCGGATGGTCGGGGCCAAGGTCTCGATCGTCACGCACAAGGTCCAGACTACGCGGGCCCGCATTCGCGGTGTGGCGATCGAGGATCACAGCCAGATCGTCTTTGTCGACACGCCAGGCCTGTTCCGCCCCCGCCGACGGCTGGATCGCGCCATGGTCGCCGCCGCCTGGACGGGGGCAGCGGATGCCGATGTGGTCGTCCTGCTGATCGAGGCGCATCGCGGCAAGACAGAGGGGGTTCAGGCCATTCTCGACAGCCTGACCGAAAAGGCCGGGGGTCGCCGCATCGCCTTGGCCATCAACAAGATCGACCGTGTCGAGGCCCCCGTCTTGTTGAAGCTGACCGAAGAGATGAACGCCGCCTACCCGTTCGAGGAAACCTTCCTGATCTCGGCGGAAAAGGGATACGGCGTCGACGATCTGCGCCGCTGGCTTGCCCAAGCGATGCCCGAGGGGCCATGGCTTTACCCCGAGGACCAGATCGCGGATTTGCCCATGCGCATGATCGCCGCGGAGATGACCCGCGAGAAGCTGACCCTGCGCCTGCACCAGGAATTGCCCTATCAACTGACCGTCGAAACCGAAAGCTGGCAAGAACGCAAGGATGGCTCGGCCCGGATCGACCAGGTGGTCTATGTCGCGCGCGACGGGCACAAGGGCATCTTGCTGGGCAAGGGCGGCGAGACCATCAAGGCGATCTCCAAGGCCGCGCGCGAAGAGTTGGAAGAGTTCCTCGGGCGAAAGGTTCACCTGTTCCTACAGGTCAAGGTGCGGCCCAACTGGTTGGACGAGGCCGAGCGCTATTCGGAAATGGGTCTCGATTTCCGCGACGGGAATTGA
- a CDS encoding DUF1491 family protein — MARLTAEFWVQAYLARLRLADIPAFVVAHGDDTAGAVLVKLNTLDGTARAFQRSFDLMTGDRAWVVLAEGQEATVDAAIARQRDVDPDLWVVEVEDRAGRHLLDEPGLT; from the coding sequence ATGGCACGGCTGACGGCCGAGTTCTGGGTGCAGGCCTATCTGGCGCGGCTGCGGCTGGCCGATATCCCCGCCTTTGTCGTGGCGCATGGGGATGACACCGCCGGAGCGGTGCTGGTCAAGCTCAACACGCTCGACGGCACGGCGCGTGCGTTCCAGCGCAGTTTCGATCTGATGACCGGCGACAGGGCGTGGGTCGTGCTGGCCGAGGGGCAGGAGGCCACGGTTGACGCAGCCATCGCGCGGCAGCGCGACGTCGACCCCGATCTCTGGGTCGTCGAGGTCGAGGATCGCGCGGGCCGTCATCTGTTGGACGAGCCTGGTCTGACCTAG
- a CDS encoding Pr6Pr family membrane protein gives MFPTLTRPARRRALLIALGAWFALLAQWVYLVDQMGTGPVETLLAMTRFFTIPTAALVVVTLAAVNFRKIRGVGAPWLAALTLSELVVAVVYHARLSQLWEPTGIGWWADLGLHTILPGAVLLWWLFDAPKRALVWADLPIFILWPSIYGAYVLGWAAQDGIYPYPFMDVSALGPARVAATLGMYLIAMLLAGVVFIAIGRYADR, from the coding sequence ATGTTTCCGACCCTGACCCGACCAGCCCGCCGACGCGCCCTGCTGATCGCCCTCGGGGCGTGGTTCGCGTTGCTGGCGCAATGGGTCTATCTGGTCGACCAGATGGGCACCGGGCCGGTCGAAACCCTGTTAGCCATGACCCGGTTCTTTACCATCCCGACGGCGGCGCTGGTGGTCGTAACTCTGGCTGCGGTGAATTTCCGCAAGATACGGGGCGTCGGGGCGCCCTGGCTGGCCGCCCTGACCCTGTCGGAATTGGTCGTGGCGGTGGTCTATCATGCGCGGTTGTCCCAGCTTTGGGAGCCGACCGGCATCGGGTGGTGGGCCGATCTTGGGTTGCACACGATCCTTCCCGGCGCCGTGCTGCTATGGTGGCTGTTCGATGCTCCCAAGCGGGCGCTGGTCTGGGCCGATCTGCCGATCTTCATTTTGTGGCCGTCGATCTACGGGGCCTATGTGCTGGGATGGGCGGCGCAGGATGGGATCTATCCCTATCCGTTCATGGATGTGAGCGCCTTGGGGCCGGCGCGGGTTGCCGCGACATTGGGCATGTATCTGATCGCGATGCTGTTGGCCGGCGTCGTCTTTATCGCAATCGGCCGCTACGCAGACCGCTAG
- the recO gene encoding DNA repair protein RecO: MEWRADGILLTMRRHGETAAILEMFTKAQGRHLGVVPGGASRRLAPHLQPGAQLDVTWRARLSDHLGSFKVEPIAARAPEVMGDRVALAGLGAVCALLSFCLPEREAHPALYARSKALLDGLGAARWPEAYLGWERALLDETGFGLALDACAVTGTNEDLAFISPRTGRAVSRQGAGDWADRLLPFPACLSGAPASGPDEVLAGLTTTGHFLAHHLAPSLGEKPLPPARQRFVDLLARQANGSARG, from the coding sequence ATGGAATGGCGCGCGGACGGGATCTTGCTGACGATGCGGCGGCACGGCGAAACCGCTGCCATTCTCGAGATGTTCACCAAAGCGCAGGGCCGCCATCTCGGGGTCGTGCCGGGCGGGGCCTCGCGCCGCCTGGCACCGCATTTGCAGCCGGGCGCACAGCTCGACGTGACATGGCGCGCGCGCCTGTCGGACCATCTGGGCAGTTTCAAGGTCGAACCCATCGCGGCCCGTGCCCCCGAGGTCATGGGCGACCGCGTGGCGCTGGCAGGGTTGGGCGCTGTCTGCGCGCTCTTGTCCTTCTGCCTGCCGGAACGCGAGGCGCACCCGGCGCTCTATGCCCGATCAAAGGCGCTGCTCGATGGGCTCGGGGCGGCCAGATGGCCCGAGGCCTATCTGGGCTGGGAACGGGCGCTGCTGGATGAAACAGGGTTCGGTCTGGCTTTGGATGCCTGCGCCGTCACCGGCACGAACGAGGACCTCGCCTTCATCTCGCCGCGGACCGGGCGGGCCGTGTCGCGCCAGGGGGCGGGCGACTGGGCCGATCGTCTGCTGCCCTTCCCGGCCTGCTTGTCAGGCGCGCCGGCAAGCGGCCCGGACGAGGTATTGGCCGGCCTGACGACAACCGGTCATTTCCTGGCACACCATCTTGCACCCTCCCTAGGGGAAAAACCGCTTCCGCCCGCGCGGCAACGCTTTGTCGATCTGCTTGCGCGTCAGGCCAACGGATCGGCCAGGGGATAG
- the thpR gene encoding RNA 2',3'-cyclic phosphodiesterase, whose protein sequence is MRAFLALPLPPDTATALLRLQEGFSFGKPVPEENLHLTLAFLGDVSETELADIDMALGGLGWPSFDVAFEGLDSFTEMDRGLIFAAVRHSDALDGLQAKITRLVRAAGIALPRRRFRPHVTLIRANRRPRGMDRDRIAAQLGARAEMPGFRAEAVVLYGSTLTPGGAIHEALARYPLADPLA, encoded by the coding sequence ATGCGTGCCTTCCTCGCCCTGCCCCTCCCGCCTGACACCGCAACGGCCCTCTTGCGTCTGCAAGAGGGGTTTTCCTTCGGCAAACCGGTGCCCGAGGAAAACCTGCACCTCACGCTCGCCTTCCTCGGTGATGTGTCCGAGACAGAGCTTGCCGACATCGACATGGCGCTTGGCGGGTTGGGCTGGCCATCCTTTGACGTGGCATTCGAGGGGCTGGACAGTTTTACGGAGATGGATCGCGGGTTGATCTTTGCCGCGGTGCGCCACTCGGACGCGCTCGATGGGTTGCAGGCCAAGATCACACGCCTTGTGCGCGCCGCCGGGATCGCTCTGCCCCGGCGGCGGTTCCGGCCCCATGTGACGTTGATCCGCGCCAATCGCCGGCCGAGGGGCATGGACCGAGACCGGATTGCCGCACAGTTGGGCGCCCGCGCGGAGATGCCGGGCTTCAGGGCCGAGGCCGTGGTGCTGTACGGGTCTACCCTGACACCGGGTGGGGCCATTCACGAGGCCTTAGCCCGCTATCCCCTGGCCGATCCGTTGGCCTGA